From a single Brassica rapa cultivar Chiifu-401-42 chromosome A01, CAAS_Brap_v3.01, whole genome shotgun sequence genomic region:
- the LOC103843012 gene encoding 6-phosphogluconate dehydrogenase, decarboxylating 2 yields the protein MAVQPTRIGLAGLAVMGQNLALNIASKGFPISVYNRTTSKVDETVERAKKEGNLPVYGFHDPESFVNSIQKPRVIIMLVKAGAPVDQTIKTLSAYLEKGDCIVDGGNEWYENTERREKAVAENGFLYLGMGVSGGEEGARNGPSMMPGGSFEAYKNIEDILLKVAAQVRDSGPCVTYIGKGGSGNFVKMVHNGIEYGDMQLIAEAYDVLKSVGKLTNEELHGVFTEWNKGELESFLVEITADIFGIKDDKGDGHLVDKVLDKTGMKGTGKWTVQQAAELSVPSPTIESSLDARFLSGLKDERVQAAKVFKEGGFGDVLTDQTVDKKQLIDDVRKALYASKICSYAQGMNLIRAKSVEKGWGLKLGELARIWKGGCIIRAIFLDRIKQAYDRNAELANLLVDPEFAKEIIERQSAWRRVVCLSINSGISTPGMSASLAYFDSYRRERLPANLVQAQRDYFGAHTYERTDMEGSFHTEWFKIARQSKM from the exons atggCTGTTCAACCAACAAGAATAGGCTTAGCTGGACTAGCCGTAATGGGCCAAAACTTAGCTCTCAACATTGCTTCCAAAGGCTTCCCAATCTCCGTCTACAACAGAACAACCTCCAAAGTCGACGAAACCGTCGAACGAGCCAAGAAAGAAGGAAACCTCCCTGTCTACGGCTTCCACGACCCCGAGTCCTTCGTCAACTCCATCCAAAAGCCACGTGTCATAATCATGCTCGTCAAGGCCGGTGCACCCGTCGACCAAACCATCAAGACCCTCTCAGCTTATCTAGAAAAAGGTGATTGCATAGTCGACGGCGGCAACGAATGGTACGAGAACACAGAGAGGAGAGAAAAAGCCGTGGCCGAGAACGGCTTCCTCTACCTAGGAATGGGAGTCTCTGGTGGTGAAGAAGGTGCTCGTAACGGCCCCTCAATGATGCCTGGAGGATCCTTTGAGGCTTACAAGAACATCGAAGACATTCTTCTCAAGGTTGCGGCTCAGGTCAGGGACAGTGGTCCATGTGTGACGTACATAGGGAAAGGAGGGTCTGGAAACTTCGTCAAAATGGTTCACAATGGGATTGAGTACGGTGACATGCAGCTGATTGCTGAAGCCTATGATGTGTTGAAATCCGTTGGTAAGCTAACGAACGAGGAGCTTCACGGTGTCTTCACCGAGTGGAACAAAGGCGAGCTCGAGAGTTTCTTGGTAGAGATCACTGCGGATATCTTCGGGATCAAGGACGATAAGGGTGATGGGCATTTGGTTGATAAG GTTTTGGACAAAACCGGGATGAAAGGTACCGGGAAATGGACTGTGCAGCAAGCAGCTGAGCTCTCTGTTCCGTCTCCCACCATTGAATCCTCTCTCGACGCGAGGTTCCTCAGCGGGCTTAAGGATGAGCGCGTGCAAGCCGCTAAAGTCTTTAAAGAAGGTGGATTCGGCGATGTTTTAACTGATCAAACCGTTGACAAGAAACAGCTGATAGATGACGTGAGGAAGGCTCTCTACGCGTCGAAAATCTGCAGCTACGCGCAAGGGATGAACCTTATCCGCGCCAAGAGCGTGGAAAAGGGGTGGGGGTTGAAGCTAGGGGAGCTGGCGAGGATCTGGAAAGGAGGGTGCATCATCAGAGCCATCTTCTTGGACAGGATCAAGCAAGCTTACGACAGGAACGCGGAGCTGGCTAACCTCTTGGTGGATCCCGAGTTTGCGAAAGAGATCATCGAGAGGCAGTCGGCTTGGAGGAGAGTGGTCTGCTTGAGCATCAACTCGGGTATAAGCACTCCCGGTATGTCTGCGAGTCTGGCGTACTTTGATTCTTACAGGAGAGAGAGGTTGCCGGCGAACCTTGTCCAAGCTCAGAGAGATTACTTTGGTGCTCATACTTATGAAAGGACTGATATGGAAGGGTCTTTCCACACTGAGTGGTTCAAGATTGCAAGACAATCC
- the LOC103843002 gene encoding probable galacturonosyltransferase 9, with amino-acid sequence MAVAFRGGCNGVGSGLRSFFSYRIFISALFSFLFLATFSVFLNSSRHQPPHDHTLPSGGNAYMQRTFLALQSDPLKTRLDMIHKQATDHLTLVNAYAAYARKLKLDASKQLKLFEDLAINFSDLQSKPGLNGNALEEDAFRLLEKEVKDKVKTARMMIVESKESYDTQLKIQKLRDTIFAVQEQLAKAKKSGAVASLISAKSVPKSLNCLAMRLVGERINNPEKYKDAPFDSAVEDPSLYHYAIFSDNVIAVSVVVRSVVMNAEEPWKHVFHVVTDRMNLAAMKVWFKMRPLDRGAHIEIKSVDEFKFLNSSYAPVLKQLESAKLQKFYFENQAENATKDAHSLKFKNPKYLSMLNHLRFYLPEMYPKLNKILFLDDDVVVQKDVTGLWKINLDGKVNGAVETCFGSFHRYGQYLNFTHPLIKESFNPNACAWAFGMNIFDLNAWRREKCTDQYHYWQNLNENRTLWELGTLPPGLMAFYSKTKSLDKSWHVLGLGYNPGVSMDEIKKAAVIHYNGNMKPWLDIAMNQYKSLWTKYVDNEMEFVQMCNFGL; translated from the exons ATGGCGGTGGCCTTCCGTGGAGGCTGTAACGGAGTCGGATCCGGACTCCGAAGCTTCTTCTCGTACCGGATCTTCATCTCCGCCTTGTTCTCTTTCCTCTTCCTCGCCACCTTCTCCGTCTTCCTCAACTCCTCTCGTCACCAGCCTCCTCACGATCAC ACATTGCCGAGTGGTGGAAACGCGTATATGCAGAGGACGTTTCTGGCTTTACAATCGGATCCTTTGAAAACTAGGTTGGATATGATCCACAAGCAAGCCACTGATCATCTCACGCTTGTCAATGCATATGCTGCTTACGCTAGGAAGCTGAAACTCGACGCTTCTAAGCAGCTGAAGCTCTTTGAGGATCTAGCTATCAACTTCTCTGATCTGCAGTCCAAACCTGGTTTGAACGGCAATGCTCTTGAGGAGGATGCGTTTAGGCTTCTCGAGAAAGAGGTGAAAGATAAGGTGAAGACAGCGAGGATGATGATTGTTGAGTCCAAAGAGAGTTACGATACGCAGCTCAAGATCCAGAAGCTGAGAGATACGATCTTTGCTGTCCAGGAACAGTTGGCGAAGGCGAAGAAGAGCGGCGCCGTTGCGAGCTTGATCTCGGCCAAGTCTGTTCCTAAGAGTCTTAACTGTTTGGCGATGAGGCTTGTGGGGGAGAGGATCAATAATCCTGAGAAGTATAAGGATGCTCCGTTTGATTCGGCTGTGGAGGATCCGAGTCTTTACCACTACGCGATTTTCTCTGATAATGTGATTGCTGTGTCGGTTGTGGTGAGATCTGTTGTGATGAATGCTGAGGAGCCGTGGAAGCATGTGTTTCACGTGGTGACTGATCGGATGAATCTTGCGGCTATGAAGGTTTGGTTTAAGATGCGTCCTTTGGACCGTGGTGCGCATATTGAGATCAAATCAGTGGACGAGTTCAAGTTCTTGAACTCTTCTTATGCGCCGGTGTTGAAGCAGCTGGAGTCTGCCAAGTTGCagaagttttactttgagaacCAGGCGGAGAACGCTACTAAAGATGCTCATAGCCTCAAGTTCAAGAACCCGAAGTATCTCTCCATGCTGAACCATCTCAGGTTTTACTTGCCGGAAATGTACCCGAAGCTGAACAAGATCTTGTTCTTGGACGATGATGTTGTGGTTCAGAAGGACGTGACTGGTTTATGGAAGATCAACTTGGATGGGAAAGTGAATGGAGCTGTTGAGACGTGTTTTGGCTCTTTCCATCGATATGGTCAGTACCTAAACTTCACTCATCCTCTGATCAAAGAGAGCTTTAACCCCAATGCTTGTGCTTGGGCCTTTGGGATGAATATATTTGATCTCAATGCTTGGAGGCGCGAGAAATGCACAGATCAATACCATTACTGGCAGAACTTG AATGAAAACAGAACTCTCTGGGAATTGGGCACGCTGCCTCCGGGACTGATGGCATTCTATTCAAAGACGAAATCACTGGACAAGTCCTGGCATGTGCTTGGGTTAGGCTACAACCCGGGAGTGAGCATGGACGAGATAAAAAAAGCAGCGGTGATACATTACAATGGAAACATGAAACCATGGCTAGACATTGCAATGAACCAATACAAGTCTCTCTGGACTAAATACGTCGATAACGAAATGGAGTTTGTGCAGATGTGCAATTTTGGTCTCTAG
- the LOC103842992 gene encoding E3 ubiquitin-protein ligase CIP8 has product MASTMKPCPITNLEEEAEDGGAAVERSIFTQDDESTSVFVCDSPPFHDRDIDCDPYFPFAGHPISDSGSDSELDPYTCPIDFFDRETSEGVYLGSGGLTGDDFNVWGFYEPKEEEEEREIVLGSRCESGSGLDQQPGLRVTGLDSDSDYEDDVFNFTSGESENVANESGRVEVVTGLPPVWDYDLGDENEEWEEVRNAINWTVRAFSSSEDEEELSSQSRDDHEEEEEEEDHELDWQVLITINNVVNYIEQAEGITIDPGDIDPSYYMYLASLSDGDAADDAILGQMFDNEVGIRGNPPAAKRIVDDLPVVELTVEEGDVVCAVCKDEMVLEEEVKRLPCRHLYHGECITPWLGIRNTCPVCRFELPTDDLECERHRGSQRSNTSFFLAG; this is encoded by the coding sequence ATGGCGTCGACGATGAAGCCATGTCCCATAACCAACCTCGAAGAAGAGGCGGAGGACGGCGGCGCAGCCGTAGAACGTTCGATCTTTACACAGGATGACGAGTCTACGAGCGTATTCGTCTGCGACTCTCCTCCGTTCCACGACAGGGACATCGATTGCGATCCTTATTTCCCTTTCGCAGGCCACCCGATTTCAGATTCCGGATCGGATTCAGAGCTCGATCCGTACACATGTCCCATCGATTTCTTCGATCGAGAGACCTCCGAGGGGGTGTACTTAGGATCTGGAGGACTTACGGGCGATGATTTCAATGTATGGGGCTTTTATGAAcctaaggaagaagaagaggagagggAGATAGTCTTGGGGAGTAGATGCGAGTCCGGATCCGGGTTGGATCAGCAACCCGGGCTTCGAGTGACCGGTCTCGATTCGGATTCCGATTACGAAGATGACGTGTTTAATTTCACCTCCGGGGAGAGTGAGAATGTGGCGAATGAGTCGGGTCGGGTCGAGGTTGTTACGGGTCTACCTCCGGTTTGGGATTACGACTTGGGTGATGAAAATGAAGAGTGGGAGGAGGTGCGGAACGCTATTAACTGGACGGTTAGAGCTTTTAGTAGTTccgaagatgaagaagagttgTCTTCGCAATCTAGAGATGAtcatgaagaggaagaagaagaagaagatcatgaGCTTGACTGGCAGGTTTTGATAACTATCAACAACGTTGTTAATTACATTGAACAAGCTGAAGGTATCACGATCGACCCTGGCGATATCGATCCTAGCTACTACATGTATCTAGCTAGTTTGAGTGATGGTGATGCTGCTGATGATGCGATTCTTGGGCAAATGTTTGATAACGAAGTTGGGATCAGGGGGAATCCTCCGGCTGCGAAAAGGATTGTTGATGATCTTCCTGTTGTGGAACTTACGGTTGAAGAAGGGGACGTGGTTTGTGCGGTCTGTAAAGATGAAATGGTACTAGAGGAGGAAGTGAAGAGGCTTCCTTGTAGGCATTTGTATCATGGAGAGTGTATTACGCCTTGGCTGGGGATAAGGAATACTTGTCCGGTTTGCCGGTTTGAGCTTCCCACTGATGATCTTGAGTGTGAAAGGCATAGGGGATCACAAAGGAGCAACACCAGTTTTTTCCTTGCCGGGTAG
- the LOC103842981 gene encoding pentatricopeptide repeat-containing protein At3g02330, mitochondrial — MPENLRFLRMTRAVVSLHNSLTEKIVSYRRVPVLSYFTDFVKQVNSISTTNFSFVYKECAKQGAVELGKQAHAHMILSGFRPTTFVLNCLLQVYTNSRDLLSASKLFDKMPVRDVVSWNTMINCYAKSKDMVKASSFFNTMPGRDVVSWNSMLSGYLQNGESFKSVEIFVDMGRAGVGFDCRTFAVILKACSCLEDSSLGMQIHGVVVRVGYEADVVAASALLDMYAKCKRFDESVRVFRGIPEKNSVSWSAVIAGCVQNNLLSLALVFFKEMQKVGGGVSQSIYASVLRSCAALSELRLGGQLHAHALKSDFAGDGIVRTATLDMYAKCDNMQDAQILFDKSENLNRQSYNAMITGYSQEEHGFKALLVFHRLMLTDLGFDEISLSGVFRACALVKGLSEGLQVYGLAVKSSLSLDVCVANAAIDMYGKCQALSEAFRVFEEMRRRDAVSWNAIIAAHEQNGRGYETLSLFVSMLRSGIEPDEFTFGSVLKACAGGNGMEIHSNVVKLGMASNSSVGCSLIDMYSKCGMIEEAEKIHSRLFLLGNVPGEVEKMHNKRLQELCVSWNSIISGYVTKEQSEDAQMLFTRMMEMGVAPDKFTYATVLDTCANLASAGLGKQIHAQVIKKELQSDVYVCSTLVDMYSKCGDLHDSRLMFEKALKRDFVTWNAMISGYAHHGKGEEAIKLFERMLLENIKPNHITFISILRACAHMGLVEKGLEYFYMMKTEYGLDPQLPHYSNMVDILGKSGKVEKALKLIREMPFEGDDVIWRTLLGVCAIHRNNVEIAEEATAALLRLDPQDSSAYTLLSNVYADAGMWEKVSDLRRSMRSFKLKKEPGCSWVELKDELHVFFIADKAHPRWEEIYDEIGLVYSEMKSFDDSSLVPEVEVQDQDQWYYC; from the coding sequence ATGCCGGAGAATCTCAGATTCTTGCGTATGACCAGAGCAGTGGTTTCACTCCATAATTCTCTAACAGAGAAAATAGTTTCATACAGAAGAGTTCCTGTCCTTTCTTATTTTACGGACTTCGTGAAACAAGTGAACTCAATCAGCACGACGAACTTTTCGTTTGTTTACAAAGAATGTGCGAAGCAAGGAGCGGTGGAGCTTGGCAAGCAAGCTCATGCTCATATGATACTATCTGGGTTTCGTCCCACTACCTTCGTCCTAAACTGTTTGCTGCAAGTCTACACAAACTCTAGAGATTTACTCTCTGCTTCCAAGTTGTTCGACAAAATGCCCGTGAGAGATGTTGTCTCGTGGAACACAATGATAAATTGCTACGCGAAGAGTAAAGACATGGTAAAGGCCAGTTCTTTCTTCAATACGATGCCTGGGAGAGACGTTGTGTCGTGGAACTCGATGCTCTCTGGGTATTTGCAAAACGGCGAGAGTTTTAAATCCGTTGAGATTTTCGTTGACATGGGGAGGGCAGGTGTTGGGTTCGACTGTAGAACGTTTGCTGTTATCTTGAAAGCGTGTTCGTGTTTAGAGGATAGCAGTTTAGGAATGCAGATTCATGGGGTTGTTGTTAGAGTGGGTTATGAAGCTGATGTGGTTGCTGCAAGTGCGTTGTTGGATATGTACGCAAAGTGTAAGAGGTTTGACGAGTCGGTTAGAGTGTTTCGAGGTATTCCGGAGAAGAACTCCGTCTCTTGGAGCGCTGTAATCGCGGGCTGTGTTCAGAATAACTTGTTGTCCTTAGCTTTGGTGTTTTTCAAGGAGATGCAAAAGGTAGGTGGTGGAGTGAGCCAGTCGATTTACGCTAGCGTATTAAGATCGTGCGCTGCGTTGTCTGAGTTGAGGTTAGGTGGTCAGTTACACGCTCACGCGTTGAAGTCTGATTTTGCAGGAGATGGGATAGTGAGAACGGCGACGTTGGATATGTATGCGAAGTGTGATAACATGCAAGACGCTCAAATTTTGTTTGACAAGTCAGAGAATCTTAACCGACAGTCTTATAACGCGATGATTACTGGCTATTCGCAGGAAGAGCACGGTTTCAAGGCTCTATTAGTGTTTCACCGCCTCATGTTAACGGATCTTGGGTTTGACGAAATAAGTTTGTCAGGAGTCTTCAGGGCTTGCGCCTTggtgaaaggtctttcagaggGGCTTCAGGTTTACGGTTTGGCGGTGAAAAGCAGCTTGTCGCTAGACGTTTGCGTTGCAAACGCTGCTATTGATATGTACGGGAAATGCCAAGCTCTGAGTGAAGCCTTTCGTGTGTTCGAGGAGATGAGGAGAAGAGACGCTGTGTCTTGGAACGCGATTATAGCAGCGCATGAGCAGAACGGGAGAGGATACGAAACGCTTTCTCTTTTCGTCTCGATGCTCCGCTCTGGAATCGAGCCTGATGAGTTTACTTTTGGAAGCGTTTTGAAAGCTTGCGCTGGTGGTAACGGTATGGAGATCCATTCCAACGTTGTTAAGTTAGGAATGGCTTCGAACTCCTCTGTTGGTTGCTCTTTGATCGATATGTATTCGAAGTGTGGGATGATAGAAGAGGCAGAGAAGATACACAGTCGTTTGTTTCTTCTAGGCAATGTTCCGGGAGAGGTTGAAAAGATGCACAACAAGAGACTGCAAGAACTGTGTGTTTCATGGAACTCAATCATTTCCGGATACGTAACAAAGGAGCAGAGCGAAGATGCTCAGATGCTTTTTACTCGGATGATGGAGATGGGCGTAGCTCCTGACAAGTTCACTTACGCAACGGTTCTTGATACCTGCGCGAACCTAGCTTCAGCTGGATTAGGCAAACAGATTCACGCTCAGGTCATCAAGAAAGAGTTGCAATCCGATGTGTATGTCTGCAGCACACTTGTTGACATGTACTCGAAATGTGGAGATCTCCACGATTCAAGGTTAATGTTCGAGAAGGCCCTGAAGAGAGATTTCGTGACGTGGAACGCCATGATCAGCGGGTATGCACACCACGGGAAAGGAGAGGAAGCAATAAAGCTGTTTGAGAGAATGCTACTCGAAAACATCAAACCGAATCACATAACTTTCATATCGATACTGCGAGCTTGTGCTCACATGGGTCTAGTCGAGAAAGGACTCGAGTACTTCTACATGATGAAGACGGAGTACGGCTTGGATCCTCAGCTGCCTCATTACTCCAACATGGTGGATATCTTGGGAAAATCCGGGAAGGTAGAGAAGGCATTGAAGCTTATCCGTGAGATGCCGTTTGAAGGAGACGATGTTATATGGAGGACGTTGTTAGGAGTCTGCGCGATACATAGAAACAATGTGGAGATTGCGGAAGAAGCAACGGCTGCTCTGTTGAGACTTGATCCGCAAGACTCTTCTGCTTACACTCTTTTATCGAATGTGTACGCAGATGCAGGAATGTGGGAGAAGGTTTCGGATTTGAGGAGGAGTATGAGAAGCTTTAAGCTTAAGAAGGAGCCTGGTTGCAGTTGGGTTGAGCTCAAAGATGAGCTTCACGTGTTTTTCATTGCAGATAAGGCTCATCCTAGATGGGAAGAGATCTACGATGAGATTGGTTTGGTTTACAGTGAAATGAAATCATTTGATGATTCTTCTTTGGTGCCTGAGGTTGAAGTACAAGACCAAGACCAATGGTACTACTGCTAA
- the LOC103842972 gene encoding probable tRNA (guanine(26)-N(2))-dimethyltransferase 2: MESDLNDYTVIKEGEAEILLHKKNQVFFNKAQVNNRDMSIAVLREFISKRKQEHEAKLSKRNRSASNVVDKDSSEASKEGTPIENGEHQVASEDPPSSASKKPEGVALRGLQPPKVLEALSASGLRALRYAREIEGIGQVVALDNDIASVEACQRNIKFNGSLAISKVESHHTDARVHMLTHPNEFDVVDLDPYGSPSIFLDSAIQSVSDGGLLMCTATDMAVLCGGNGEVCYSKYGSYPLRGKYCHEMALRILLASIESHANRYKRYIVPVLSVQMDFYVRVFVRVYTSASAMKSTPLKLSYVYQCIGCDSFHLQPVGRSLPKNNSVRYLPAIGPVVAQDCYHCGKKYNMGGPIWSAPIHDQEWVTSILNSVKSMKDRYPAYDRIYAVLTTISEELLDVPLFLSLHNLCATLKCISPSAAMFRSAVINANYRISGTHVNPLGMKTDAPMEVIWDIMRCWVKNHPIKAQAPELPGSVILSKEPSHQVDFSRHSGSLSKAQAKKVARFLPNPEKHWGPKLRAGRQITSKHVSLIGHEAVNGHLTQHHEELKEEEEAVQEDNTQEELDAKRLKTTEDIASTS; this comes from the exons ATGGAATCGGATCTGAATGACTACACCGTTATCAAGGAAGGAGAAGCTGAGATCCTCCTTCACAAGAAGAACCAAGTCTTCTTCAATAAAGCTCAG GTGAACAATAGAGACATGTCTATAGCTGTCCTAAGAGAATTTATATCCAAACGCAAGCAAGAGCATGAAGCTAAGCTATCTAAAAGAAACAGATCAGCGTCCAATGTGGTTGACAAGGACTCTTCTGAAGCTTCCAAGGAAGGAACTCCAATTGAGAACGGTGAGCACCAAGTAGCATCTGAAGACCCACCAAGCTCTGCTTCCAAAAAACCTGAAGGAGTTGCACTTAGAGGACTCCAGCCTCCGAAAGTGCTCGAG GCTTTGTCTGCTTCTGGTTTGCGAGCTTTAAGATATGCGCGTGAAATAGAAGGGATTGGTCAGGTTGTAGCGTTGGACAATGACATTG cATCGGTGGAAGCTTGCCAGAGAAACATAAAGTTCAATGGCTCGCTGGCTATTTCAAAGGTGGAGTCACATCATACCGATGCTCGTGTCCATATGCTTACCCACCCTAACGAATTTGATGTG GTTGATCTTGATCCATATGGATCACCTTCTATCTTCCTTGACTCGGCTATTCAATCAGTCTCGGATGGTGGATTGCTGATGTGCACAGCAACTGACATGGCAGTGTTATGTGGCGGAAACGGTGAAGTTTGTTATTCCAA ATATGGTTCTTACCCATTGAGGGGGAAGTATTGTCATGAGATGGCTTTGAGGATCCTCCTTGCCAGCATCGAG AGCCATGCCAACCGCTACAAGCGGTATATTGTTCCGGTGCTATCTGTGCAAATGGATTTCTATGTTCGTGTCTTTGTACGCGTTTACAC CTCGGCGAGTGCAATGAAGAGCACTCCATTGAAGCTTTCTTACGTCTATCAATGCATTGGTTGTGATTCTTTCCATCTTCAACCTGTTGGAAGGTCTCTTCCTAAG AACAACAGTGTGAGGTATCTTCCAGCAATTGGTCCAGTTGTGGCACAAGACTGCTACCACTGTGGGAAGAAATATAACATGGGCGGACCGATATGGTCTGCACCAATCCATGATCAAGAATGGGTTACTTCTATTTTGAACAGTGTTAAATCCATGAAAGATAGATATCCTGCTTATGACCGGATCTACGCTGTACTTACCACAATCTCCGAG gAGTTGCTAGATGTTCCTTTGTTTTTGAGTCTGCATAATCTTTGTGCGACGCTAAAATGCATTTCACCATCAGCTGCTATGTTTCGATCAGCTGTTATCAATGCTAATTACCGTATCTCCGGAACCCATGTGAATCCTCTCGGCATGAAAACTGATGCTCCTATGGAAGTTATCTGGGACATCATGCGTTGCTGG GTTAAGAATCATCCTATAAAGGCGCAAGCCCCTGAACTCCCTGGAAGTGTGATCTTGTCCAAAGAACCATCACATCAG GTTGATTTTTCGCGTCACTCTGGTTCGCTGAGCAAGGCGCAAGCGAAGAAAGTAGCTCGGTTTCTGCCAAATCCAGAGAAGCATTGGGGTCCAAAGCTTAGGGCAGGTCGTCAGATAACGAGCAAACATGTCTCTCTTATTGGTCATGAAGCAGTCAATGGCCACCTTACTCAACACCATGAAGAActaaaagaggaagaagaagcagtGCAAGAAGATAATACCCAAGAAGAGCTGGATGCAAAGCGCCTGAAGACAACAGAGGATATTGCATCCACATCATAA
- the LOC103842962 gene encoding developmental protein SEPALLATA 2, whose protein sequence is MGRGRVELKRIENKINRQVTFAKRRNGLLKKAYELSVLCDAEVSLIVFSNRGKLYEFCSTSNMLKTLERYQKCSYGSVEVNNKPAKELENSYREYLKLKGRYENLQRQQRNLLGEDLGPLNSKELEQLERQLDGSLKQVRCIKTQYMLDQLTDLQGKEHILLDANRALSMKLEDMIGVRSHHIGGTWEGGDQHNVAYGHHQAQSQGLFQSLECDPTLQMGYNHPVCSEQMAVTAQGQSSQPGNNGYIPGWML, encoded by the exons atgGGAAGGGGAAGGGTAGAGCTAAAGAGGATCGAGAACAAGATTAACAGACAAGTCACGTTCGCTAAGCGTAGAAACGGTTTGCTGAAAAAAGCTTATGAGCTTTCAGTTCTCTGCGATGCTGAGGTTTCTCTCATCGTCTTCTCCAACCGTGGAAAGCTCTACGAGTTCTGCAGCACCTCCAA CATGCTCAAGACACTGGAAAGGTACCAGAAGTGTAGCTATGGTTCAGTTGAAGTCAACAACAAACCTGCCAAAGAACTCGAG AATAGCTACAGAGAGTATTTGAAGCTGAAAGGTAGATATGAAAATCTTCAACGTCAGCAGag AAATCTACTTGGAGAGGACCTTGGACCCCTGAACTCAAAGGAGCTAGAGCAGCTTGAGCGTCAACTAGACGGCTCTCTTAAGCAAGTTCGCTGCATCAAG ACACAGTATATGCTTGACCAGCTCACTGACCTCCAAGGCAAAGAGCATATCTTGCTTGACGCCAATCGTGCTTTGTCAATGAAG CTGGAAGATATGATAGGCGTGAGAAGTCACCATATAGGAGGGACATGGGAAGGTGGCGACCAACATAATGTTGCCTATGGACATCATCAGGCTCAGTCTCAGGGACTATTCCAGTCTCTTGAATGTGATCCCACTTTGCAAATGGG ATACAACCATCCAGTGTGTTCAGAGCAAATGGCCGTAACTGCGCAAGGTCAGTCGTCCCAACCAGGAAACAACGGCTACATCCCTGGCTGGATGCTGTGA
- the LOC103842942 gene encoding NAC domain-containing protein 60, producing the protein MAEASRDTSVVSVAVSTAFPGFKFSPTDIELISYYLKRKMDGLEGSVEIIPELDIYNFEPWDLPDKSVVKSESEWFFFCARGKKYPHGSQNRRATKMGYWKATGKERNVKSGSEVIGTKRTLVFHIGRAPKGGRTEWIMHEYCMIGISLDALVVCRLRRNTEFQGATTQKPPSLSLDKNKNMQSEPVSESKSGWENNMFDYYLSGESGHELLSEITESSQSSHNPQVPSEEDFYADILRDDIVKLDDPADSGNTLIDVPRLQSESTTTRVLPLPSMVDKQMQSLLQKLPLQNDIGEENNISMSSCFIGIYSIKSINRARWDVVAWVLVMIAVLVFYLV; encoded by the exons ATGGCGGAGGCTTCCAGGGATACATCGGTGGTGTCAGTGGCGGTTTCCACGGCGTTTCCTGGTTTCAAATTCTCTCCGACGGACATCGAGCTTATTTCGTATTACTTGAAACGAAAGATGGATGGCTTGGAGGGGTCCGTCGAGATTATCCCTGAGCTCGATATTTACAACTTCGAGCCATGGGACTTGCCTG ATAAATCAGTCGTTAAATCTGAGAGTGAATGGTTCTTCTTCTGTGCTCGTGGGAAGAAGTATCCACACGGTTCACAGAACAGAAGAGCAACCAAGATGGGATACTGGAAAGCCACAGGCAAAGAACGTAACGTCAAGTCTGGTTCTGAGGTTATTGGAACAAAGAGGACGCTTGTCTTCCACATTGGTCGTGCTCCTAAAGGAGGAAGAACGGAATGGATTATGCATGAGTACTGCATGATTGGAATATCCCTA gACGCGCTGGTTGTTTGTCGGCTTAGAAGGAATACCGAATTTCAAGGAGCTACGACTCAAAAGCCGCCAAGTTTATCACTTGACAAGAACAAAAACATGCAAAGCGAACCTGTTTCAGAAAGTAAGTCTGGCTGGGAAAATAATATGTTTGATTATTACTTATCAGGTGAATCAGGGCATGAACTACTCAGTGAAATAACTGAATCTTCGCAATCTTCACATAATCCACAG GTTCCTAGTGAAGAAGATTTCTATGCGGATATCCTGAGGGATGACATAGTGAAGCTAGATGATCCGGCAGACTCCGGTAATACACTAATTGATGTCCCCAGGCTTCAATCAGAGTCCACAACCACGAGGGTCCTGCCTTTACCCAGCATGGTAGACAAACAAATGCAATCACTGCTACAGAAACTGCCATTACAGAATGACATTGGTGAAGAAAACAACATATCCATGTCGAGTTGCTTTATTGGTATTTACTCGATTAAGTCCATCAACCGAGCGAGGTGGGACGTTGTTGCTTGGGTACTGGTTATGATAGCCGTGTTGGTGTTTTATCTGGTGTGA